The Glycine max cultivar Williams 82 chromosome 3, Glycine_max_v4.0, whole genome shotgun sequence sequence ATCAAACCAACGCGCGCGACTACGTACTACGTGTCTTTTCGTTAATCTGTTCCTACTCTCGcccataattaattaagaaaaaatatacatgCACATGGAATAAAAATAACACACCCACGGGTTTAATCTAACTTAGATAAACAAACTGTcttaattattgtaaatttacaggacgggtaaaaaaaataagactattcaaatcaaataattataacCATAAGGAATTATAAATAGATTATGgcttttaaagataattattatttatttcctcTTATCACCTTCTAAACATTTTTCATTTCTCATCTCCTCTGTTTCCTCTTCCTTCTTCCTATTTTTCTTCCACTTCAATACTGCCAAACAAAAGTGAACATATTCTCTTGTAAAGGATTCGCATACTTTAAcggctaaaaaaaatattttttgtactaccttgaattattttaatgttgTCAAGAGACTTATTTTATGTTCAAAACCCGTATATAAAATGGAATTCTGCAAGGCAATTTTAAACTTTCAAtgctaatatttatttaaaaatatattctttaaaaaattaatgattaagtctctataaataaaatattttttatgtatcaaAAAAGCAAAGAAAGTTATTACACTTGTCTCTAAATATGTACTtggtgttctttttttttttcaccaaagTATGTATTTGGTGTTAAATATCTGAATGTtatgtgagaaaaaaattatgcacaGACAATataaatgtgataaaaaaaaaactaattttactgTGCTTATTTCAATGATTGTTCCACTTGGAAATAAATTATCCTTAATTAGGCTACCAATTGGAAAATAtccttaaaatatgaaaaatgttattttttaaagtatacttatttttctccttttgacACGTTTGTTTTATccttatttagtatttttttttctccaaggACAAAGGCATGATTAAATggttattctttattttttattatacgtAAAAGAAAGTTTATTCTATATAATGTACAAATGACATAGTAGTGAACTTAATGAATAGTTCTACTATGGGCACAAAccaactaaaaaatttacaacttaCCGTTAAAATAAAAGAGTACATGAGTACGTAATTATGTGAAAGGTTTCCCCAGTTTTACGTAAATAGATTTCCAGAAATTGTCATGATGATGACTTAATTATGATATCTTATCACCTAATTAAAATGCACTTGAAccctaaaaaaaatcactttctcTAAAAAATATGACCTTATCATGCAACCAAAATAAAGAATGGACTCTATCAATAAATGGAACAATTGATAATTGTTATGAATACTTAATTTTTACACTTAAATtacataacaattaatttttctcttctttgtgcTATATTTGATCCAAAAagatagaaatttaaattcttttaaatttttaacttaaGAAAGTTAAAGTTAATGAAATTGCTAGCATTTACCCTTATTTTGTAGAGTTTTGATATAACAATAAGAGACTTTGAAGGTGTGGAACTTGAGTAGCCCGCTTACTGCATAATGTGTACTTAGAGCGAGAAGTCCAACCTAAAGGAACACATGTTAAGCATATGGTGATTTCTCAAACATCTAGACTTAAAGTGCGGTCACTTAAGCCAGTTGTATTGTGATGACGCTCAGCACGCAAtgactttttaaaaaacatgacAGCGCAAATGTTTCTACGGGTTAAAAGGGACACTATTCCATTGGACAAAAGAATTCATCTAAGgcattttttttcagttttatggAGTCAATAGCCACTTTGGGAGCTCTcgttcttctattttcttcattttctttgtttactCTTCTTGTTTTAGGTTTCTCGTGATCATGAAAGGTTAACTTACACAATGTTGAAACTTCATACAAAAACTTTGTGATGTAATGATCTCTActgtttatttaatattatttaaatattattgcttcccttttatatttattgtttgatCAACCATATACATGCGTTATAGTGTTTTAATAGTTAGGAAATGTTTTTAAACTAAGAACTTGAAGTAACTTTTAAGTAACCAATGTCTAAAGATGAAATGGTGTTGGCCAACCTTCTTTATAAGGGAGCATAAGTGAAATCAATTGACTTAGACTCTTTCACACGAGAGATCATGATTAAAGGAGATTAGTTGGTAAAAATAATAGTTGAAATAACTTTAAATGTTGAAATCAAGAATACTTTTGTATTaatatacatgcatatatacatagtgttacatcaagagtacttctgttaaaaaaaatcatgcaaaTTTTGTCCctccttaatttaaaaaacatacttGCATGCATACATTTTTTTGTCTCATTGAATTATAGATCTAACATTAAAGTATCataaaaaatgacttaattaattaaattatatataaaaaaattaaaaattttaccaaaatttaaattttttaaaaatagaagaccaaaattactaaaaaaatagagggatcaaaattaaaataattaatacaatttagcctattaatatatatttttataaaataaaatttaaaaatacattgaaaaagattataatatataaaatttattaattggaAACTTAaaacttgtaaaaatattttaaaaattaatttttggaagtgttaaaattttaatatttcaaaaagtatataaaagagGTATATTAGTAAAATTGGGACGTGTAAGTAACAATTGCTTGTATATATTGGTTGGATGGCTGTTAGAGGAGGCCCTTTGCAACGTAGGTTACTGCTTTCTGCAGTTCgcgttttattatttgtatctccttattttaaaatatttccaaattatccTTCCTTCTTCACTCACCTCCATTAACCTCTACCTTGTAACTCCACTCCATCTCAAACCCTCTGCCGCCACAGTTGCTCCCTTTTCCTTTGTCACAGTAGTGGTAGGTAGAAGGCATGGGCCCTGATGCATTCAGTGAAACCATTCATAGGGGAAAAGGCATAGAATGTTTTGGGGTGCGGGTTGGTATCAAAAGTAGTTACATCcattattttggatttttgcTTGATTGCAACATGTTTCTATGTTTACGGTTCTTGACACTCAATAACCAaatcttaataaatatatttagtttttgccaaaaataaataaataaattcttgtCCTAATTCGAAATGGAAAAGGTGCAGTTGCGGTGGTATATATTGTTGTATACAAGCACAGAAAGATAAAAAGGAGGAGAACAAGGGAAAGGAGGTGTGATAAAGGGCATTTTTGTCTGTTTcgattgttttgttttctatggGGTGCAAGAAGTTAAAAATAGGATGCAGGAAGGAATGACATGCAACGTATTATACCTAAAGTCTACCATTGCATGGACCCGACACTCCTCCAACCCAACTCCTTGCCTTCTAGAAAGTTCAATCCAAAATGCAATAGGGCACAATAGAAAGCAACATCCCTTCCAAGaacatttttaaaagatttagaaCTAACATTAGCCTTAGCAAGCTGAAACATTCATGCATTAGAATAGataatgtatttatatatttctaaaGTCCTCATTTTtggatatatataatattgtaaaacacttaattaacatttttcattttttacatcATTAATCATATCAATTATCTATttctcatattttcttttacttctctGAGTATCTACACTCCTAATGCCGTTGAATATTTTTCCATATTTCTAAGCATGCATATAATTAACAAGttcaaaaatattgtttaattatcaaatactctatttactatttttttataagcaaaatttTTCTATTGATTCTAACTAGTAAGTATTTTCTTACTGATTAGTTGATAATATAAACTATCTTTATACCATTTGTAGATTCTAattaaaaacctattttttttattactttgagTGAAACATGCAGATTTtcaataattgttttataaacTGTCGAAATAACAAGGGCATTGCCCAGCAGGCCAGCACGAATTAAATCAAACTTCATGCCGACAaggttaatttataattttcattttatatttggtGGAAGGTAGAGAATGGATGCAACTTTAGCCTGGAGAGTGAAGAGAGAAAGAGTATCACTTCCACATGGTTGGCCCTTCCTTTCTCTAAGTGTCATAGAGACGCAAAGATGAGACTCATAATGTTACAAAAAAGTGGTGGGTTATTCATGCTGAATATACCCTGTGCCGTTTTCCTTCCTCTAAGAGGCCACGTGTGTTAATTCACACTTTTGGCCCAGTCcatttttgtatttgtattaattcatttttatggCAACCTTGATTATGTCTCttgtctcttcttcttcttttatgaaaaaaaaaaaaagtttaggtgATTTGGGTTCCTAAACCTTTCCAGGATCAAAAGAGGTCTTAAACTCAAAAAacgattacaaaaatatttatatatattattcaccaATAGCATTCTTCATACTCATGTTTTtatagaatataaaattattttttagcaaCTGAACCAACTTTTATTACTCTTGTCTTTTCTTTTGATCTTGTCATATTTCTCAATTTTCCATCACCAACAAATTGCATGTTTTATGAACACCCATCTTTGTCGAAATAGTTACAGTTTTccaaaaatagttataaaaaattagaaaaaaacactaatatatatattttagtttttgcaCAGGACATTCACATTTGATCAGTCATGCActagaattattttttcctaCGAAAGATTACCATAAGCTGATTTATACAAGGATCGTTAATGCATAATAAGTGAGTacatttgaatataaaaaaattaaaacaatgataaaaaaaaatgaccaaGCTGCTAGTTCTGTAattgtgaaaattaaattaaaattaacataaaaaagtgAAACGTAAAATCTTATTTCAGCTACAGTTTTTCTAATTGGAAAAAAAGTAATAAGTTGTATGTGGCGGTGCCACTATTGGAATTTttgcaaaaaattaatataaagtgAGTGTGGACTAAATTGGATCTGTATCGAACATGAAAAGTTTATTATCCAAAAGATTCAgtcaatttttattcaatatctCTATAGCCAAAGTGTAAGTGAGAAAAATTTCCCTAGAAATATTTAACTACATCACCCATACAAATGAAAAACGTAAAAGTGAGGGTATaacaatgaattaattaattttaagaatataataataatgatgtgtAAACAAGTAAAATTCTAATTTAACTATCTATATATAACTTATTCATTTCTTCAgcgaaaaaaaaacttattcattTAACAGTTTACATTTTAACCTACACTAGTCCCATCATCTTTAATTAGACAACAAAGATGAAAGAGCTCAATACCCAAATTATGATGTTTTAGGTCCCAAGGCTCTAACATCTTTAATAAGTACTTCACATGCTTACGTAGCCACCATGTGCACCAAATCTGTCTAAAACACAAATCCAGAGTTTGGAACCCATGACACCAATGATGCCGTCAAGGCAAATGCACAAAAAAGTAATGGTCGCATTTTTtgtatgtgtaaaaaaaaatataatataatatgcgGCCGCATTTAGTACCATATGTTAAGGAGTTTAATCCTGTATATATGGACATAAAGTAAACCAAATTCTAGAAATGCTGTCAAAGAAACCCGATTTCACATTGTACCTGCATATGTATTTGAGATGAGGCTGCATCTTTATTTGGAAGAAACCATCCTGAACGAAACGAACACtttgtatataatataattctaTAGGCAAGCACACATGTCACgaaatctctctcttttttttttattgctataAAGAAATAGTTATTGAAATGtgtctgttttttatttttcttttctttttatcggCTATTGAAATGTGTCATTATATAAGGTCAAAATGGAGTATAGTCATGGTATATTTAAgacaaaatacaataaatattcttcctattttttttccttaacaaAGATTCCATAAAGTAAGGCCGTCGTGTTATATTTTTAGGGCGTCGTTAGAGAATATTTTAAAGACAGTGATCGATAAATATTTAgtctattttatcaaaattttaatttgtaaaaacacattaaatattttatttatttttatgcaatatgttacaaaattgttaatatttattataatttaagcgAGTTAacgataaatttatataattcttCCTTTACACGATGAAATGAAGGATTAAAAATGAATCTTGAATTAACAATAAAGGGACGAGAATTTCTCCACAGAAAAATTAGATACACACACTTTGTACCGACtctgtccccccccccccttctccTGATTCTCtctatatcaattaaaaaaacccTTAAATGGAAGCACATGGATGCATGTGGAATGTGATGGCTAAGGGAAACGACAAAGAACAAATGAAAACACACAAAGAATGTAATTATGTAGAAAGAACGTGGTCAGTTTACCATATATCAATGTAAGGTATGAAaggaaatttatattttcatatatattattattaagtttatttaatttgaatacaacaGCATATATATAACCAAACGTTTAACTAGAAATCAATTGACTTTAAATTATTTCAGTTTAACAAAAGAGATTTAGGATTCAAGTTgaatagtattaaaaataaaaaaaacatatatgaatTTGTTGTTGTATATTGGGAGTAATTggcaaaagaaaaggaagggtGATGAGTTTGGCACATGGCGTGGGATGTCACTATCCGAAAATTGACAGTTGAATTGTCAAGGTTCCACGCGTGTCATGGCTTAATAAGGAAAAAGGTTTGTTGAGTGGTGCCCTGGTGGGGTAGGCCCCATCCCAATTGTCCAGGATCTGACCCATGTTTGTCTGTTCTAATTAAGGAGATCAATGTGGATGCAAATACAAAAGCCCACTAACTATTCTACTTCTTAAAATGCCACGTTAAACTTTTTTCCTCATTTTCACATACTATCACATGCAACCCAATGTGTTCAATGCCTGTGGGACATCCAAACCACATGGCATGACTTGTGTTTTGTAGTGATAATTCATAGTGTAGTCTTACTCTTAATTAACGATTATGATTTCATAGTGTAGTCTCAAAACTACACTGCTCAAGAGATTCAAATACCCCACTTAAACACACCTAGCTAAAAGCACAAAAAGAAGACGACCGAGACATGTTCTCAGCcatgttttattataattttttggggGGGTCCTTATTAGTTGTTGTTATAAGAGCTTTAGCTCAGTAGTCAAGAGGACAGAATAGTAGTAAAGCCTATTTATAAGATCACAATTAAAGCCTTCCTTGTCAGTTAATGACATTTCATCACTTTTGGTCTGACTTGGTAATTTAAGCCAAATGCCGTTATTGTTAAGTCCCACCTACAATCTATATATACAAccatttatcaaaattaaaaaaaaaatctatatatacAACCAAATGAGGAGACGAATTGCGAAGCTGTGATGAGGATGCAGAGGATTACTATTCTATAGTTGAGCCAAGCACTAACGTTTCACTTTATGGATGATTAGTTAACTGTCCATCATCATTATTGTCTCTCAGGTAGGACGCATTGTCCATTTCGATAAATACTTTGGTTGGGAAATTGCTTCAATTGCATCCTTTTAttcactttataatttttttaaaaagtgtttttaattaaagttatttaaataacataaaatcaatGGATTATTAATGACAAAAAATACTGCACTTAAAAActgtaagagaaaaaaaaaattatattttcgaacataaattgaaaatctcacattaaattttgtaaaggttgaaagttgaaacaaaacaCCATCCCTTCTTTCCGTATACTATGGGTTCAGTTGGTTGGTAGTTGATTAAAGATCATGGCGAGCCGAAAGCGAAAGgtcaaggatttttttttttactactatCGAATTTGTGATCTATGTTTGTACGTAGCAAGAGATTTatcatgttattattttaaaaatattcaatctTTCCGGATATTACAAGACTTCAAAAACAGTATCAAGTTTTTAATCTGCGAGTAACAGCAATTAAACATTCAGGTTATAATTGGTTTCCGTTTGACTGATGTGAACGtgtatttgtcttgttaaacttAATTTAGGAATATGTTTATAATTCAGCCTGCAGGAATCttgtaagtttaatttatatccAGCACTAAACCAAATTTCATTCATTATTCCCGGTGATGGTGATAGTGGATTACTGataacatgattaaaaaaaacaaattttaaatgaaagttattaagacattaatttataaactaagttcattcaaatttacgtttataaatttcaattatgcaCTCATTATAACTCGgagcaaaaaatattaaaagtatcATGCTTAAGTTTGCTCCTTTAGAAGGCTGCTATAGATAAATCTGCAGGTCTCACTTGGCTCTACTGAAAAATGAatgtttcattttataaaaaaaaaaaagtctcattaatcattaattataagagaaATGTATAAGGTGAATTATAATCTATATACATCTTCTTTTGATTTATGTAccgagtaattttttttaacaaaatcgtaaaacaaaaaataataatatcttcAATGTTTTATTATCAACTAAAGGCAATGTTCGGCATAACTAGTGAAAAAGTTAAAGATTGAAAAATTGagttattaaattaaagtatttagTCAAATTAGatgttaaagtaattaaaaatgtaaaatgacaaaaaaatcataatttattttaaaaagtaacaaaataaaatatacacagaataaaaataaaaaaataaaaaagctataaaaattagaaattaaataattaaaaattattaaaaataatttacttatccaacattattcaaataaattttttaattagtaaaaaaaaataaaaattaactaaaataacttACCCAATATAACTATAAGATTTCAGTGTCAAATCTGATAATAACAAGCTTTATTcatcatgaaaaatattaacGGTACAATTATATGTGTAAACTAATTATAGACCATATCATATCATATGTATAACAATATAGAACATATATTATTGTCTATTATAACTTCTTTaactgaaataataaaaaatgaggagagaaaaaaaaaaaaaaagtggcgaAGATGGAACTGAAATCTGAAAACCAATATTAACGATATACCAAGAAACACCTAAAAATGAACAACTTGGGTCAACTTAAACCGATCGGATCTGGCGGCGGAGCACCGGTGGGGAGAAGGTCTGCGAGAGCCTTCATGGCTCGCACTTGCATCTCCAACGCTGAAATATAGTCACCGGCTTCTTCTAGAAGCTTCGGGAACGACACCTTCCGGCAACCAGGGATTAACTTTCCGAGAACGCGCGCCTTCTTCTGCACCGCCGGTAACCTTCTCCGAATATCCGGCGTGGTCTTCTTCATACATTTGTTGGCGGAGCAGTTCTTGACCTTCTTGTGGTGCCTCTGCCTCTGCTTCCTCCACCGGCCGAACGGATTTGCGAGAATGGCGCGGCTCCAGCGAGTTCGGCCTTTGGCAGTGGCGGCGAGGACGCGGTCTGCGGCGGCGCGGACTTGGAGGGAGGCGGTAGGGTTGCTGTTGCGGCGGAGCGCGAGGAGGAGGTTGGAAGAGTAGAGGCGGTGTTGGGTATGGGAAGTCCAGGGAGTGAGAGCTAAGGAGTTTTGGTGTGTGATTTTGCGGCGCTTCTTGTTTTGATTGGAATGTTGCAGCAAAGTAAGGGAATGGAGGTTTGAGtgcaaagaaaaagacaaagacTCCATTATTGGAATGTTTTTGAAAACAGAGAAGATTGATTGATCGCAAATGGGTAGTATGAGGAATGAAGAATGAGAACGAGCCAAGATGATATGATTATCTTGTTGTGAGAGACAATCCACCGCCTTCTTCTGTTACTCACATTTATTGCCTGTTACccccttttttctctctctactttttattttatttttgctctATTTTTATTCcctaattataatttgtaattttgtttggttaaattaattagtactGGTAACTGGTAAGTTACTAaaattatttggaaaattataattgaattcaATATATTTAGAAAGCAACTTTAGGTTATATTtggagttattttaatttagtctaATGTTTAAAAAGCAACCtgttttttaacttttgaattatatataattttaattttgatttacttataaatttattcatgtattattattcaattatattttatatatgattggctcatattataaataaaaagaaaaaagaaaacaagcttGCACATTAaactatttaattatcaaatttacaCCTCCATGTCTATGTTTCTCTATTAAGCAAAGACAACTTAACTAATCAGTGATGGATCAGAAAGGGAGGTTTATTGTAAGGTGAAAAATAGGTACAAGTATAATATCAGTAAgggagtattattttttatttacaattaaaattttgtcttGATAACATTTATGAACTTTTAATTGGTGACTTTTTTTGTCGTGGTT is a genomic window containing:
- the LOC100813766 gene encoding transcription factor bHLH149 — translated: MESLSFSLHSNLHSLTLLQHSNQNKKRRKITHQNSLALTPWTSHTQHRLYSSNLLLALRRNSNPTASLQVRAAADRVLAATAKGRTRWSRAILANPFGRWRKQRQRHHKKVKNCSANKCMKKTTPDIRRRLPAVQKKARVLGKLIPGCRKVSFPKLLEEAGDYISALEMQVRAMKALADLLPTGAPPPDPIGLS